The Geminocystis sp. M7585_C2015_104 DNA window GTTGGAGACGGGCATATAAAGCCGGGGAGATAACACCAGCCGCGCTTTCACAGTCTTTTTGATTTGCTTTAAAAATTTCCCCCTGATGACGGGTTAAAGCTTCAGCGATAGCCAAGAGGGCGTTATTGCGGCATTCTTCAGAGGAATCAGCCAGTTGAGAGGCGGCTTTGCGACTTTCCTGGGCGATAGCGACTAAATCGGACATCATCTGACCATTATAGCCCAAATTAGCATGATGGTCATTGTAACAAAAAGTGGCCCTCTGTGGCGGTAAACTCTTATTATCCATCCCGTTGGCGAGGAGGTTTAGATAATGGCATTGTCACAGTGGGATTGTCTCTTAAAACACATTGGCGTATGGCAAGGCAGTTTTACCCAATTTTCCCCTACTGGCAAGATGGTAAAAGACACTCCCAGCCAGTTAACCCTTGCCTGTAGTGACGACAAACAGACTATTAGATTAACCCTACACCGTGAGAATTGCCAGCCTGTTGTCAGTGAGTTTACCCACCTCAATCGCAGTATTTTCCTGTTTGAGGATGGACATTTTGCCAAGGGCTCGCTACAATTTAGTCCCTATGCTGTTTTTGGGGCAGAATACGGTTTTATCAGGGGGGATAGACGTTGTCGTTTAGTACAATTGTATGATATCCATAGTCAACTGGAATCCGTCACTCTTATCAGAGAGTTTCGTCAGGGGGGTAACGGCAAGGAGAATCCTCCCCTCTCGGTAAAGAGTTTAGAGGGGGAATGGCAGGGGGAGGCTATTACCCTTTACCCTGACTGGCGAAACAGTAACCCCTATACCACCCATCTGCTGGTGAAGGTGGAGGGAGATAGGCTAAAACAAACTCTTACCACCCCCCAGACTAGTCTTACCAGTGAGGGAATTATTCAAGACAACACCATTACTTTTTGTGAGGGAAACCACCAGATACGAGTCTTGTTACTGCCAGACGGTGCTTCTTCTGTAACACCAGTGAAACTCCTACTCCATCAACCCTTCTTTTTGGAATTTGGCTGGTTAGTTACGGAAAATCTGCGACTGCGTTTAATAAGAAGATATGACTCCCAAGGCAGATGGCTTGATGTTACCCTTGTGAGGGAGAAAAAATTAATTTAATCTGCATTTTTTTGAATGGAAACCATCCCACCCGCGCCCAAGTATAATTCAGCCACTTGGGGATTATTTAATAAGTCAACTCCCCTCCCTTCTATGGCATTTCTTCCACTTTCCAATACATACCCTCTATGAGACATCATCAAAGCCTTTTTAGCATTTTGTTCTACTAATATAATGGCCTTTCCACTTTCATTAATAGCCTTAATCTGTTGGAAGACATCATTAACTAAAATAGGAGATAAAGCCGCTGACGGCTCGTCTAAAATAAGCAAATCTGGTTCCAACATCAACGCCCTCCCCATGGCCAACATTTGTCTTTCTCCTCCCGACAAAGTGCCAGCCTTTTGTTTTGCCCTCTCTTTTAATTTGGGGAACATGGTATATACTACGTCTTTTTGTCTTTGGGCACTTCCAGAGAGAATATATGCCCCCATTTCCAGGTTTTCTTCTACTGTTAGACTGGGGAAAACATTAACTATTTGAGGCACATAACAC harbors:
- a CDS encoding DUF3598 family protein, which translates into the protein MALSQWDCLLKHIGVWQGSFTQFSPTGKMVKDTPSQLTLACSDDKQTIRLTLHRENCQPVVSEFTHLNRSIFLFEDGHFAKGSLQFSPYAVFGAEYGFIRGDRRCRLVQLYDIHSQLESVTLIREFRQGGNGKENPPLSVKSLEGEWQGEAITLYPDWRNSNPYTTHLLVKVEGDRLKQTLTTPQTSLTSEGIIQDNTITFCEGNHQIRVLLLPDGASSVTPVKLLLHQPFFLEFGWLVTENLRLRLIRRYDSQGRWLDVTLVREKKLI
- a CDS encoding ABC transporter ATP-binding protein; this encodes MNSLLEVENVYAGYIDGLDILQGVNFRIDSGELVAVIGPNGAGKSTLAKTIFGLLSPREGRIIFKGENIAGLKPNEIVKRGMCYVPQIVNVFPSLTVEENLEMGAYILSGSAQRQKDVVYTMFPKLKERAKQKAGTLSGGERQMLAMGRALMLEPDLLILDEPSAALSPILVNDVFQQIKAINESGKAIILVEQNAKKALMMSHRGYVLESGRNAIEGRGVDLLNNPQVAELYLGAGGMVSIQKNAD